CCGCGAGGATCGAGCTTGACGATCACGTCGTTGATCGGCTCCGCCGACTTGAACTGGTTGTTGGTGAAGACGTTGTAATCAAGGTTGCCAGCTTTGAGATCGCCCGAGGGCAGGATCAAATTCGACGCCTTGACCGCGTTGACGACGTCCAAGATCGAGAGGCCGCGCGCGTGGAGGAGGCCGGGGTCGAGGTTGATGTTAAGCTGGCGGATCTTGCCCCCTTCGACCGTCGCCGCCGCGACGTTGTTGATCTGCTCGATCTGTGGCGCGATGGTGTTGAACGCCAGGTCGTAGAGCGCGCGCTCGTCGAGGTTGTCGCTGGAGACCGTCACGAACGCCACGGGAATGTTGGAGACGTCGAACTTGACGACGAAGGGTTGCAGCACGCCAGGCGGCAACTGGTTCAGGATCTGGGTGATCCGCTGCATGACCTCCATCTGGCCGACGTTAATGTCGGCGCCCCAGTTGAACCAGACCTGCACGGCGCCGATCCCATACTTGGCGAAGGACTCCACGTGCTCGACGTTGGAGGCGGAGCTGACCGCCTTTTCAATCTGGTAGACGACGCTCTTTTCGATGTCGATCGGCGGCGCACCTTTATAGACCACGCCCACGAACACGACCGGCACCTGGATGTTCGGGAACAGATCGACCGGGAGGCGCTGAAGCGACACGGCGCCGAGCACGACCATGGCCAGCGAGAGCATCAGGAAGCCGATGCGGTTGCGGAGGGCGAGGAGGGTCAGCCACATAGCTGCAAGTCGTGATTCGTCATGCGTCAGGCGTCAAGCGATTTTGATCCAGCCGAATCCGTTTCGAGGGCGCGTTCACGATTGACGAGTTAGCGATTGACGATTGACGTCCTCAAGCGGTTGCGCCTGCACCGGCGTGTCCTCGTGGACGAGATCCTTCCCCGAGACGATGACCTCTTCGTCGCCGGCCAGGCCCTTGGTAATTTCGATCCGGTTGCCGTTCCGGGCGCCCAACTCGACCGTGATCCGATGGGCCTTGCTGCCCTGGACGACGTAGACATATTGCAACTCCTCCAACCTAGTGACCGCGTCGAGCGGGATCTGGATCGCATCGGCATGCTGCCCCACGATCACCTCCACCCGCGCGAACATCCCGCCCTTGAGGGCGAGGTCGGGGTTGGGCAGGTCCACCTCCACTGTCATCGTGCGGGTGTTGCGGTTCAGCGCCTGGACCACGCGGGTCACGGTGCCGTGGAAGACCCGGTCGGGGTAGGCCTCCGCCCTGACTTCGGCCGGCTGGCCGATCTTGATCAACGGCACGTCCTTCTCGACGACCTCGATCATCGTGCGGACCGTGGCGATCTCATGCAGGCTGAGGATGCCCCGCGACATGGTCGAGGTACTGGCGGTCGAGCCGGTCACGTAGGCGCCCGGGTCGAGGTTCCGTTCGGCCACATAGCCGGCAAAGGGCGCGCGGATATAGGAATAGGCCAGGTTGGTCTCCGCCTGCTGCAAGGCCACCTCCATCTGTTTGACCTGCGCCTCCAACGATTCCATCAGCGCAATGGCGGCGTCGTAATTGACCTGGGCCGTGTCCAAGTCCTGCTGAGACACGAATTGATCCCTAATGAGCGCATTCATGCGGTCCAGAGTCAGCTTCGCATTGTGCACCGAAGCCCGCTGCTGGGTCACCTTGGCGCGCGCGGCGGCCAGGTTGGCCTTGGCTTGGTTGACAGCATGGACGTAATCCGTATGGTCGATCTCGATCAGCAACTGGTTGGCTTTGACGAAGTCGCCCTTGTCCACATGCAGCTTGGCGATATACCCGTCGACGCGGGAGAAGATCTGTACGGTCTGGTTCGGAGTGATGTCCGCGGTATAACTCAGTCGGAGATCGACGGCGCCTCTGGTCGGGGTGGTCGTCCCCACCGTGATGGTCCGGCCCTTGCGCGGGTCCGGCTTGGCCCCGGTGCTGAGCCTGAACACGACCAGGCCCAGGACCGTGACGAAGATGATCACCCCGAGCACGACGATGGGATGGCGCGTGAGGCGGCTCATGGGGAGGGAACGGCATTCCTTTCAGCGGTGCTCTTTTCACGCGCGGGCCTGTCGCGCGCGAGACCGCTCAGAAACAACAAGACATATTCCCGCACGACCTCTTCATGCGTCAGGTGCAGCGGGATGCCGAGGATATCGTGCAGGAACCGGTGATGCACGATGATGCCGAAGAAGGCCCGGGCGGTTAGTTGGGGGTCGACGGCACGGAAGGCGCCGTCGGCAATCCGCCGGCTGATGTATCCGGCGAGGAGATCGTAGAACACGCGGTACTGTTGCCGGAAAAACATGGAAGACAGTTCGTGGCCTTCCAGGGCGCTGAACAGGAGCAGGCGCAACATCGTAGGGTCCGCCCCCTTGCGGATGCGAAAACCGGCCAGCAGGGTGAAGAGGCGCTCGTCGTCCCGGTCCGCCACGGCCTGCTCCAGCGCGGCGCGCAATTCCGAATACTGGGCCTTCTCGGCGAGGATCGCGCTGTAGAGCGCCCGCTTGGTGGGAAAATGTTTGAAGAGGAGCGCTTCGCTGACCCCCGCCGCCCTGGCAATATCCTTAGTAGTGGTTCCGCTGAAGCCTTTGGCGGCGAACAGGGAGGCTGCCGCGCCGATCAGACTGGCCTGCCGGTCTTGCGCCGACGCACGGCCGTTGCCGTTGTCGCGAGCCGGTGCCTTGCGAGGTCTGGTGGCGGTCCTGGTCACGGTAAGTGAGTGCTCACTCACCTGAAAGCCTAGCACGCGGTCCTGTCCCGCGACAAGATTTGGCGGAAAGGGGGGAGCGCCATCGAAACTGCGGGATGCACCGATGACGGGAGCCCTTTCTCCGGCCCCGTGATCGTCAGACCGGCATTGACAGTTGCGGAGACAGTCTGTAGTTTTACGTCGGCCATCATGTGGAGCGTCACAAGCGATCCCGTTCACATTTCAGGTCGTAAGATCACACAAGGAGATGCCTATGTCGAGCAGGATGCTCATCGGTCTGTTGGCCTGCGTGCTTCTGTTGCCGGTTTCGGCTTTTGCCAAAGAGAAGGGGAAGGGTAAAGAGAAAGAGAAAAGCGGGTTCACGCTGACCAGCCTCGACATCGTGCCGAACACGAAGATCAGCCTGAAACATGTCTACAGGGGATTCGGCTGCGAGGGAGGGAATCTTTCACCCGCCTTAAGCTGGACCGGGGCTCCGGAGGGGACCAAGAGTTTCGCGATCACGGCCTATGATCCGGACGCGCCGACCGGGAGCGGCTGGTGGCATTGGGTGGTCTACAACATTCCAGCCGATGTCACGGAGCTGAAGACCGGTGCGGGCAGCGCCGACTCGCCGCAACTCCCGCCCGGCGCCGTCCAAGGCAGGACGGATTTCGGGACGGTCGGATACGGAGGTCCCTGCCCGCCGGTTGGGCATGGCAAGCACCGGTACATCTTCACGGTCCACGCGCTCAAGGTCGACAAGCTGGATGTGCCGGCCGATGCCACCGCGGCGCTGGTCGGGTTCATGATCAACGCGAACCGATTGGGCAAGGCGACCCTGACCGGGATCTATGCTCGATAGCCTGGAGGAAGAATTGGCCGCGGCGTGAAGAGGATGCTGCTGGCGAATCGGAAATAAGCGGCGAGGGCGGGCCTTTTCAACAGCCTGTTGCTACTGGCGCAGGTTGGCCCAGGCCTTCTGGTACTCCTCGAAGGAATCGACCTCCATCCAGCCTTTGAAGATCGGCACGGCCTGGACACTGTGGCCCGCGTCGATGAGTTCCTGAATCATATCCGTGAAGGAGGCTTTGGCCAGACTCGGCGCTTCATGGAACGGCCGGTCGGCGCGGGATGCCAACAGGCCGCGGTACAAACCGGTCATCGCCTGAACGCCCTTCTCCGAAAACATCGCCATGCCGATAAACTCCGCATGGGCCTGTTCATGCGACACATGCTGTCCGATTTTGACGATCCGGTGGTCTTCTTCCGGCATCACGAAGCGCGACAGGTAGCTGCGGCCTGGCGCCTGCTCGAACGTCACGAGGTCGGGATTGAGGTGCGGCGCCCTGGCCCCCTGCTGTTGGTGATCGTACCAGGCCAAGTCCACCACCAGCGAAATATCCGCGGGGCTCTTGAGCAACTTTTCCAGGATCGCCCGGTCGAAGATGATGTCGCCGTACAGGACGATGGTCCGCCCGCGCATTTCGTGCTCGGCGCAGAAGAGCGAGAAAAGCTCCCCCGTTTCCTCGTAACGGTCGTTGTCGTAGTAACGGATGTTCGGGAGCGCGATCGCTTCTTTTTTGTAGCCCCGGATCAGCGCGATCTCCTTGATGTCGCAGTCGTTCAAGGCTGCGACCTGCCGCTCCAGGATCGTCTTGCCCTTGATGTCCAGCAGGCACTTGGGCCGGTCCTCGATCAGCGGCAGCAGGTGTTTCTCGAACCCGGCCGCGGGGATGATCGCCGTGATCTTTTCGCTGCCCACCGGGAGGAACTTCTTTTCGTCTTCCTCCATTTGCGGGACGCCGACGATCTCGTAGACTTCCTTCAGCTTGACGATTCGGTCGTTGACCGAGCCCGGGCGCGTGTCCTGCTTGATCACGTCAAGCGCGTCGCACATGGCCCTGATGCTGGCCCGCACCATCTGATTCGCATAGATCACGATCTTGAACCCCGCCTCTTCCAACTCCGCCGCCGTGACGCCGTCGAAGATCGTCGGGACCACCACGAGCGGGACCTTCCCCGACCAGCGTTTCGCGACCGTCCGGAGCTCGTCGAACGTGGGGGATTTGGAATGGATCAGCACGGCGTCGGCGCCGGCGTCGGCGTAGGCTTGTGCGCGCTTCAAGGCCTCATCCTGTCCCCACCCCGCAATGAGCGCTTCGGTTCTCGCAATGACGACGAATTCCGGGACCGTCTGGGCGGCCTTGGCGGCCTGAATCTTTCCGCAATGTTCTTCGATCGGGATGAGTTCCCGCCGGACCCCCGCGTAGAAACTGCAACGTTTGGGATAGACGTTGTCTTCGATGCAGATGGCGGCGACGCCCGCCCGCTCCCGGTCGTTCACCGTGCGCATCACGTTCAAGGCGTTGCCGTAGCCCGTGTCGCAGTCGGCGATGATCGGAATCGAGACGGCCTCGGCGATGTTGCGCTCCACCTCAAGCTGTTCGCTCGACGTGATGAAGCTCGCGTCGGGAATGCATTTCAAGGACGCGGAGATCGCGAAGCCGCTGGCCCAGATGGCGTCGAAGCCGGCGCGTTCGATCAATTTGGCGCTCAGCGCGTCTTGAGCGCCGACGGCCTTGATGATGCCGGGTTGTTTGAGCAGAGCGCGTAGTTTCGCTGCGGGGTGCATGGAGCTGCACTATTACGGAAGACGCGGGGCATTGTCAATATCCATGACAGCTCGCGGGGACGCAAGCCGGTCGACCTCGAGGCCGTCAATTGCGGGGCGCGGAGTCGCTTCCCCGCTCGACGGGATAGAACCGTTGGGCCAAGCTCTGGCTTTCGTAAAAGATGATGCCCTGCTGGGTCTGCGGGTTATAGGTCAGCATGATGTCGGTCTCCGGCCCCTTCCAGTTGAGCGTCTGGATCGAGATGTTCGCGATCTGTCCCGGCGTCCGGTCCAATGCGCCGAACCGCGCTTCGAGATAGGCGACGATGCCCCTGTGCGCCTCCAGGCTCTGATACCGGATGGTGACGCGGGCGAATTTTCCGTCGATGGCGACGAACTTCATCGACTCGACGATTTGCCCGCCGAACGGAGGCGGCCCGGGTTTCCTTTCGTAGGTCACCATGCGGGGCGAGCGATCGACGGCTTGGAAATCGTCCGATTCCTTCAACTCGGCGCCCCAGGGGATGCCCTCGAAATCACGAGGGTCGTTGGTCATGGGGACCGCATGCGCGGTGGAGCAGGAAAGCCAGGCGGCCAGCGCCGCGCCCACGCCCGCGCCCATGCACCATAGGCGGGACGATCGCGGATGGACGTTGCGGTGCAGCACGCCGACCTCCTTCGACAGGCGGGTTACTCGGCCGAATCGGTCAACGCATCGTTGAATCGGGGAGACAGGACGCGGCTTTCGATGAAGACGAACCCGCGCCCGCTCTGCGCTTCGTAGGTGACGTTGATCTCCGTCTGCGGCCCTCTCCAATTGAATTGCTGGTTGAGTCCGCGGATCATCTGCCCCGGAGTCCTGTCCAGGGCGCCATATTGCTCCTGCAGGTAGGCCATCACCTGTTTATGAGTGTCGTCTCCCCGGTAGCGGATGGTCGCACGGGCGAACTGATCTTGCCAGGTGGTCAACGTGATGCTGCCGACCGGGATGGCTCCCAACTTGGCGGGACCGTTCGTGAGTTGATAATCCGCGACGTCCTTGCCCGAATAGGTCTGTTGCAGATCCAATCGGCTGGCCAGCGAATCGCCCCACCGGATGCCGAGAAAGCTGCCGGGGTCGTTGGTCATCTCCGAGGCGGCGGCGGGCTGGCCGGCGAGCAGGATGAAGCCCGCGAGAGCCACCGTTCCCCGGACCCATGTGCGCGGAGCCTGTGGCATGGCGAACGCTAGCACGGTCGGCCCGATCGGCGCAACGGACCGCCATGGCGCATGGAAAGTCTGTGATGGGCCGGCGCGCTTAACGATTGAGAATCGTGAAAGGGCTTGGCTATAATCCGGTTTCTTTACCGACGGCGAGGGGATATGAGCGACGGCAATCAGATGATCGAGAGCGATGTCTTCGTCGAGGCGCTCCAAGAAATCGGGATCGACTTTTTCACCGGCGTGCCGGACTCCATTCTCGGCGGGATCATCGAAACCTTGATGGAGCGGCGCCTGTACGTGCCGGCCACGCGGGAGGACGAAGCCCTGGCGATGGCGGCGGGGGCCTATATGGCGGGGAAGGTCCCGGCGGTCCTGATGCAGAATTCCGGGCTCGGGACCTCGCTCAATACGCTGATCTCGTTGAATCTTATTTATCAGCAGCCCTGCGTGTTGATCGTGTCGTGGCGCGGCTTTCAGGGGAAGGATGCCCCGGAGCATCTCGTGATGGGGCAAACGATGCCGCAGTTGTTGGATTTGATGAAGATTCCCCACCGCACGCTGTCGGCCGGCACCATCAAAGAAGATCTCCGCTGGACGGCCGAGACGTTCATGAAGCAGCGAATTCCCCTGGCCCTGATCATCAAGAAGGGCGTGATCAAGAGTTTGCATCCGTGAGCGGGTGAAACCGTCATTCGTCACCCGTCAATCGTCAATTGCATCGGAGTGTAACAAAAGCAGAAGGTCTACGGTTGACGTTTGGCGAATGGCGATTGACGCTTGACGAGTACTGATGGGGAGACAGTGACATGAAACCTGAAGAAGGGACGATGCAGAGCCGGGCGCGGGCGATGGAGGCCTTGCTGGGGCTGCTGACCGATCAGCCCGTCATCATCTGTAACGGCTTCCCCTCGCGGGAGGCGTTCAAGATCGCCGACCGGCCCACGCATTTCTATATGATCGGATCGATGGGCGTGGCGGCGGCCATCGGGCTGGGCGTGGCGCTCTCGAAGCCTCAGAAGAAGGTCGTTGTGTTCGACGGCGACGGCAACGTCCTGATGGGCATGGGGACGCTCGCGACGGTGGGCGCGACCAAGCCCAAGAATTTCCTCCATGTCGTGTTCGACAATGAAGTCTACGGCAGCACGGGCAACCAGCCGACCTATTCGCGGGTGGTCCGGCTGGATCAGGTGGCCAAGGCCGCGGGCTATGTCAACGTCGAGCGGGTGATCGAGCGCGAAGATCTGGTGTACGAGTTCAAGGAGATGCTCGCCAAGGACGGGCCCAGCTTCTTGTTGGTGAAGGTCAACGAATGGGTGGAGGACGTCGGGCGGGTCATGCACGACCCGCCCGTCATTACGCAACGGTTCAAGAAAGCCATCGAGTAACGTACGACGTACATCGTTATTCGTGAAACGTGAATCGTTGTGCGGAAAAAATGCGGCGGAACGGGTTGGCCGTTCTTGATTCGGTTCACGATTCACGAATAACGCTTCACGAGGTCCAATGATTCTACTCAATCCCGGTCCAGTCAACGTGTCCGAACGGGTCCGGCAGGCCTTGCATCGGCCGGATATCTGCCACCGCGAACGCGAGTTCGCCGACCTGCTGCATCGCATTCAAGACAAGCTGTTGAAGGCCTTTGTGCCCGGCGCGGAACAGGACTACACCGCGGCCGTCATCACGGGGTCCGGGACCTCGGCGGTGGAGGCGGCGTTGATGTCGTCCCTGCCGCAGGGGAAGCGCTCCCTGGTCATCAACAACGGCGTCTACGGCGAGCGCATGTCGCAGATGACGCTCACCCACCGGATGGGCATCCCGGATTTGAAGCTCGAGTGGGGGAAGCGCCCCGATCCTGAAGTCGTGCGGCTCGCCCTTCGCCAGCATCAGGAAGTCCACCTGGTGGGGATGGTGCATCATGAAACGACGCTGGGACTGATCAATCCGGCGAAGGAAATCGCCGACGTGGTGGACAGCCAGAACCGCGTGTTCATGCTGGACGCCGTCAGCAGCCTGGCCGGCGATCCGCTGGATATCGCCGGCTCCCACATCTATCTGGTGGCCGGGACCTCGGGGAAGTGCATCCAAGGGTTCCCGGGCGTGTCGTTCGTTCTCATCCGGCGCGGCTTTTTGCAGCGGATGCGGAGCTACCCCCGGAAATCCTGGTACCTGCACCTGCCCCATTATTTGGACGAGGAAGGGCGGGCGACGGTGCCCTTCACCCCCGCCGTGCAGGTTTATTACGCGTTCGATGAGGCCTTATCCGAACTGTTGGAGGAAGGGGTGGCAAAACGGATCGAGCGGTATAAGCGGGCCGCCAAACTGATTCGCGACCGGATGAAGACGCTGGGCCTCAAGCCGGTCGTGCCGGCGGAGTTTCAGTCGAATACGCTCACCGCCTATTACCTGCCGGAGGGCCTCAGCTACGAGCTGTTGCACGACCGCCTCAAAGAGCGGGGCTACGTGATCTATGCCGGTCAGGGGCAGCTCGAGTCCAAGATTTTCCGCGTGGCCAACATGGGGGCCTTGTCGGCGCAGGATTTGGAAGGGTTTTTGGCTGCCTTTCAAGAGGTACTGGAACAGGCGGCGGTGTCTCGTTGAAGGCCATCATCCTCGCCGCCGGCATCGGCAAGCGGCTCTGGGACCTCACGCAGCACCGGCCCAAATGCCTGATCGAGTTCGGCGGCAAAAGCCTCCTGGTTCGGCACCTGGAGCACCTGGCTTCCCAGGGGGTGCAGCGGGCCGCGCTGGTGGTCGGCTACAAGCAGGACATGATCCGAAACGCGGTCGGCACGACCTATGCCGGCGTCGATCTGACCTACCTCGTCAACGACCAGTATCACCGCGGGAGCATCTCCTCTCTGTGGCTCGCGCGAGGGGAGTTCGACGACGATGCGGTGGTGATGGATGCAGACGTGCTGTATCATCGGGAGATCATGAAGCGGCTGATCCGCTCTCCCCACCAGAACTGCCTGCTGATGGACGAGACGGTCGTTCAGCGGGGGGAGGAGTGCATGGTGGTGGTGCGGGGCGGGCGGGTGGTCGCGCTGACGAAACGGATGCCCTCCGTCTATGATTATGCCGGAGAAGGCGTCGGCTTTCTCAAAGTCGGCCGGCCGGACGCGGAGCGCCTGGTGGGCTCGCTGCGGGCTCATATTGACCGGGGAGCCTGGGACATGGAATATGAAGACGGGCTGCTCGAATTTTTTGATCAGGTCCGCGTGGGCCATGAAAAAATAGGCGGGTTGCCCTGGACCGAGATCGATTTCCCGGAGGACGTAACTCGCGCCGAACGGGAAATCCT
The DNA window shown above is from Nitrospira tepida and carries:
- a CDS encoding efflux RND transporter periplasmic adaptor subunit, which translates into the protein MSRLTRHPIVVLGVIIFVTVLGLVVFRLSTGAKPDPRKGRTITVGTTTPTRGAVDLRLSYTADITPNQTVQIFSRVDGYIAKLHVDKGDFVKANQLLIEIDHTDYVHAVNQAKANLAAARAKVTQQRASVHNAKLTLDRMNALIRDQFVSQQDLDTAQVNYDAAIALMESLEAQVKQMEVALQQAETNLAYSYIRAPFAGYVAERNLDPGAYVTGSTASTSTMSRGILSLHEIATVRTMIEVVEKDVPLIKIGQPAEVRAEAYPDRVFHGTVTRVVQALNRNTRTMTVEVDLPNPDLALKGGMFARVEVIVGQHADAIQIPLDAVTRLEELQYVYVVQGSKAHRITVELGARNGNRIEITKGLAGDEEVIVSGKDLVHEDTPVQAQPLEDVNRQSLTRQS
- a CDS encoding TetR/AcrR family transcriptional regulator — its product is MTRTATRPRKAPARDNGNGRASAQDRQASLIGAAASLFAAKGFSGTTTKDIARAAGVSEALLFKHFPTKRALYSAILAEKAQYSELRAALEQAVADRDDERLFTLLAGFRIRKGADPTMLRLLLFSALEGHELSSMFFRQQYRVFYDLLAGYISRRIADGAFRAVDPQLTARAFFGIIVHHRFLHDILGIPLHLTHEEVVREYVLLFLSGLARDRPAREKSTAERNAVPSP
- a CDS encoding YbhB/YbcL family Raf kinase inhibitor-like protein is translated as MSSRMLIGLLACVLLLPVSAFAKEKGKGKEKEKSGFTLTSLDIVPNTKISLKHVYRGFGCEGGNLSPALSWTGAPEGTKSFAITAYDPDAPTGSGWWHWVVYNIPADVTELKTGAGSADSPQLPPGAVQGRTDFGTVGYGGPCPPVGHGKHRYIFTVHALKVDKLDVPADATAALVGFMINANRLGKATLTGIYAR
- a CDS encoding isocitrate lyase/phosphoenolpyruvate mutase family protein codes for the protein MHPAAKLRALLKQPGIIKAVGAQDALSAKLIERAGFDAIWASGFAISASLKCIPDASFITSSEQLEVERNIAEAVSIPIIADCDTGYGNALNVMRTVNDRERAGVAAICIEDNVYPKRCSFYAGVRRELIPIEEHCGKIQAAKAAQTVPEFVVIARTEALIAGWGQDEALKRAQAYADAGADAVLIHSKSPTFDELRTVAKRWSGKVPLVVVPTIFDGVTAAELEEAGFKIVIYANQMVRASIRAMCDALDVIKQDTRPGSVNDRIVKLKEVYEIVGVPQMEEDEKKFLPVGSEKITAIIPAAGFEKHLLPLIEDRPKCLLDIKGKTILERQVAALNDCDIKEIALIRGYKKEAIALPNIRYYDNDRYEETGELFSLFCAEHEMRGRTIVLYGDIIFDRAILEKLLKSPADISLVVDLAWYDHQQQGARAPHLNPDLVTFEQAPGRSYLSRFVMPEEDHRIVKIGQHVSHEQAHAEFIGMAMFSEKGVQAMTGLYRGLLASRADRPFHEAPSLAKASFTDMIQELIDAGHSVQAVPIFKGWMEVDSFEEYQKAWANLRQ
- a CDS encoding thiamine pyrophosphate-binding protein; its protein translation is MSDGNQMIESDVFVEALQEIGIDFFTGVPDSILGGIIETLMERRLYVPATREDEALAMAAGAYMAGKVPAVLMQNSGLGTSLNTLISLNLIYQQPCVLIVSWRGFQGKDAPEHLVMGQTMPQLLDLMKIPHRTLSAGTIKEDLRWTAETFMKQRIPLALIIKKGVIKSLHP
- a CDS encoding thiamine pyrophosphate-dependent enzyme, which gives rise to MKPEEGTMQSRARAMEALLGLLTDQPVIICNGFPSREAFKIADRPTHFYMIGSMGVAAAIGLGVALSKPQKKVVVFDGDGNVLMGMGTLATVGATKPKNFLHVVFDNEVYGSTGNQPTYSRVVRLDQVAKAAGYVNVERVIEREDLVYEFKEMLAKDGPSFLLVKVNEWVEDVGRVMHDPPVITQRFKKAIE
- a CDS encoding pyridoxal-phosphate-dependent aminotransferase family protein produces the protein MILLNPGPVNVSERVRQALHRPDICHREREFADLLHRIQDKLLKAFVPGAEQDYTAAVITGSGTSAVEAALMSSLPQGKRSLVINNGVYGERMSQMTLTHRMGIPDLKLEWGKRPDPEVVRLALRQHQEVHLVGMVHHETTLGLINPAKEIADVVDSQNRVFMLDAVSSLAGDPLDIAGSHIYLVAGTSGKCIQGFPGVSFVLIRRGFLQRMRSYPRKSWYLHLPHYLDEEGRATVPFTPAVQVYYAFDEALSELLEEGVAKRIERYKRAAKLIRDRMKTLGLKPVVPAEFQSNTLTAYYLPEGLSYELLHDRLKERGYVIYAGQGQLESKIFRVANMGALSAQDLEGFLAAFQEVLEQAAVSR
- a CDS encoding phosphocholine cytidylyltransferase family protein codes for the protein MKAIILAAGIGKRLWDLTQHRPKCLIEFGGKSLLVRHLEHLASQGVQRAALVVGYKQDMIRNAVGTTYAGVDLTYLVNDQYHRGSISSLWLARGEFDDDAVVMDADVLYHREIMKRLIRSPHQNCLLMDETVVQRGEECMVVVRGGRVVALTKRMPSVYDYAGEGVGFLKVGRPDAERLVGSLRAHIDRGAWDMEYEDGLLEFFDQVRVGHEKIGGLPWTEIDFPEDVTRAEREILPKLD